The Fusarium oxysporum Fo47 chromosome II, complete sequence genome includes a region encoding these proteins:
- a CDS encoding heterokaryon incompatibility protein-domain-containing protein has product MTNSQQQVLPSLAQVNTKFCYSPLTYNNEEIRLLELTSPVSMHSRPICKLHTVPIHKAPRYKALSYCWGLNQSKTSILLNGKEFSVTENLLEALETLQKEPGFYWVDAICINQADLQERGLQVNRMKTIFSTAEQVVVWLGGNVQLAFLYPTTAEITQPDEGRSSFFGNAYWRRVWVVQEFAVSTSVIILYQNGRITWNELLGFMESPSVVGRNVNTASQDWEGVECITRLISLRQGFIRRSPVYLLDLLRRSRSLLATDKLDKVYGLLGLAHDGDRFVRYPQYGISPRTLYKRMATSLLEKTGNLYILCLRHDLKDDYLPSWVPQWFDVHDIRSRDWIGYMIRRSTLPDVGPLVYDLPRVQGNVLSVRGKVIDVLTSLTTPCYAGGSSRASHEVPTISESRSNPYGCDDNIYFAIVKSLCFGLNLFGSSLTNHIIDQKMDISKLLRTRLSCWIADNEDFQVGGKGLPSWTRETYGDILRTNSYLLRDSPFVTNLLIRSLGLSPEVVARLTTPSDDVLRFYKEVDDGLYTFSAAQMRLTITEQGLIGVVMSEASQGDTLVRFEGCERLIVVREAIRNNDRWVVVGEGWLCTDHTRFSEDESELRWFDIV; this is encoded by the coding sequence ATGACTAATTCACAACAACAAGTATTGCCATCACTAGCACAAGTCAACACCAAATTCTGTTATTCTCCTCTCACATATAATAATGAGGAAATAAGACTACTTGAGCTTACCAGCCCCGTCTCAATGCATTCTCGACCAATATGCAAGCTCCACACAGTACCTATCCATAAGGCTCCACGATATAAAGCTCTTTCGTACTGCTGGGGTCTCAACCAAAGCAAAACTTCAATCTTGTTGAATGGCAAAGAGTTCTCAGTAACCGAAAATCTACTGGAGGCTCTAGAAACCCTCCAAAAGGAACCAGGCTTTTACTGGGTTGATGCGATCTGCATTAACCAAGCTGATCTTCAAGAGAGAGGCTTGCAGGTCAACCGTATGAAAACCATATTCAGCACAGCTGAGCAGGTTGTAGTCTGGCTAGGCGGAAATGTCCAACTCGCTTTCCTTTATCCAACAACAGCTGAGATCACTCAGCCAGATGAGGGACGCTCCAGCTTTTTTGGCAATGCATATTGGCGAAGAGTATGGGTTGTACAGGAGTTCGCTGTCTCCACGAGTGTCATCATTCTGTATCAGAACGGGCGCATCACTTGGAATGAGTTACTAGGGTTTATGGAATCACCGTCAGTGGTGGGAAGAAATGTTAACACCGCGTCACAAGACTGGGAAGGGGTCGAATGCATCACGAGACTCATTAGCCTACGTCAAGGTTTCATACGGCGTTCCCCTGTCTATCTGCTGGACCTGTTGCGGCGTAGCCGATCACTACTAGCTACAGATAAGCTCGACAAGGTATACGGGCTTCTTGGGCTCGCTCATGATGGCGACAGATTTGTTCGATATCCCCAATATGGTATTTCACCAAGAACCTTATACAAGCGGATGGCCACATCCCTGTTAGAAAAAACAGGGAACCTATACATTCTTTGCCTCAGGCACGATCTAAAGGACGATTATCTCCCATCTTGGGTTCCCCAGTGGTTTGATGTTCACGATATACGATCGCGGGATTGGATTGGCTATATGATTCGAAGAAGCACATTACCAGACGTGGGCCCGCTAGTCTACGACTTACCTCGAGTTCAGGGCAATGTTCTCAGCGTGCGAGGCAAGGTGATAGACGTCCTTACAAGTCTCACGACACCTTGCTATGCTGGTGGTTCTTCACGAGCGTCTCACGAAGTCCCAACCATCTCTGAGTCAAGGTCGAACCCCTACGGCTGTGACGACAATATTTATTTTGCGATTGTCAAATCATTGTGTTTTGGGCTGAACCTTTTTGGAAGCAGCCTGACAAACCATATCATCGACCAAAAAATGGATATCTCCAAATTGCTAAGAACTCGCCTCAGTTGTTGGATAGCCGATAACGAAGACTTTCAGGTCGGGGGAAAGGGGCTGCCCTCCTGGACCAGAGAGACGTACGGAGACATACTAAGAACAAACTCATATTTGCTTCGGGACAGCCCATTTGTCACAAACCTTTTGATTCGGTCTTTGGGGTTAAGTCCTGAAGTTGTTGCCCGTCTGACAACTCCCAGCGACGATGTATTGCGGTTTTATAAGGAGGTGGACGATGGTTTATACACTTTCTCAGCTGCGCAAATGCGTTTAACTATCACAGAACAAGGGCTTATAGGTGTTGTGATGAGTGAGGCCTCTCAGGGCGACACACTTGTTAGGTTCGAGGGATGCGAACGTTTGATTGTAGTTAGAGAGGCTATAAGGAACAACGACCGCTGGGtggttgttggagaaggTTGGCTGTGTACCGACCACACAAGATTCTCTGAGGATGAGTCTGAATTACGCTGGTTTGACATAGTCTAA
- a CDS encoding glycoside hydrolase superfamily: MPSDGILLTGTTKDYCTISKSTTGNPGMSSPGENGCTSNCDMKIVNNEKAPDSFKKVAYYESWNQDRPCMHVDVRTITSAFMSGWTHVHFAFANITSDYKVSVQDTYGQFKNFKGLKGIKRIIAFGGWSFSVGVDTYTILCEAVKPANREAFANEVVRFVKDHDLDGVDFDWEYPGPQAPDLPNILKGSPDEPGNYLKFLQLVKSKLPSDKSLSIAAPASFWYLKQFPIAAISRTVDYIVYMTYDLHVNLTETKSSLAMVTKAGVEARKLVVGVSSYGRSFKMSSARCKGPMCTFTGPESGAAKEWADTHNVDSNTDDDEEDLEVIESCDKEYNSIDAILSSTPDYDDKFKWYVDWVKEGIDAALDAFMKVKSGEGNKYIDCEWTAPNSNGSGLCTNVELRVPVNTPKAANRRFITYKMRDEEWFYEALLASHEIEKDWVEWKDNADHDICICPNGPHARYVDEKEPNRFAAGPICPCEAHAGFTMHKNYPRRIQDTSKIVVLNPKAIIEEAIPKTDDLTELLYETYMDSLNEDLDASGADAVTAFSMPVFMLEDAIKSIKSVKEIGEKQKETKTRELVLSILSIVFAVIPFAGTAASALGGAAMIARAGLIIGEAGSAALSIVDIVDDPASAPFAVLGLLIGSKGVKVKGLERPSKTQPTLDGP; this comes from the exons ATGCCATCAGATGGAATCCTCCTCACAGGAACGACCAAGGACTATTGCACCATCTCCAAATCGACTACGGGTAACCCAGGTATGTCCAGTCCTGGAGAAAACGGTTGCACCTCCAACTGTGACATGAAAATCGTCAACAACGAAAAGGCTCCAGACTCCTTCAAGAAGGTCGCGTATTACGAATCATGGAACCAAGACCGACCATGTATGCACGTGGACGTACGGACTATCACCTCTGCATTCATGAGCGGATGGACCCACGTGCACTTTGCCTTCGCCAACATCACTAGCGACTACAAGGTGAGTGTACAGGATACATATGGCCAATTCAAGAACTTCAAAGGCTTGAAAGGCATAAAGCGAATCATTGCCTTTGGTGGATGGTCTTTTTCTGTTGGTGTGGATACATATACTATTTTGTGCGAGGCTGTCAAACCTGCCAATCGTGAAGCCTTTGCCAATGAAGTCGTTCGTTTTGTCAAGGATCATGACCTCGACGGTGTCGACTTTGACTGGGAGTATCCGGGT CCGCAGGCCCCTGATCTCCCCAACATCCTGAAGGGTAGCCCAGACGAACCTGGAAACTACCTCAAGTTTCTGCAGCTTGTCAAGAGCAAGCTCCCGTCCGACAAGTCTCTCTCGATAGCCGCACCAGCTTCCTTCTGGTACCTTAAGCAATTCCCAATTGCTGCTATATCCAGAACAGTCGATTACATCGTATACATGACATATGACCTCCATG TAAATCTCACGGAAACCAAGAGCTCTCTGGCCATGGTTACCAAAGCCGGTGTGGAGGCTCGGAAGCTCGTGGTCGGTGTCTCTAGCTACGGTCGGTCGTTCAAGATGAGTAGCGCTAGATGCAAAGGTCCAATGTGCACATTCACTGGGCCGGAGTCAGGTGCTGCCAAAG agtGGGCTGATACTCACAACGTCGATAGCAATaccgacgatgatgaggaagattTGGAGGTCATTGAATCGTGCGACAAAGAGTACAACTCAATCGACGCTATTCTCTCGTCCACCCCG GACTATGACGATAAG TTCAAGTGGTATGTCGATTGGGTCAAGGAGGGCATTGACGCGGCCTTAGACGCATTCATGAAGGTCAAATCTGGTGAAGGCAATAAGTATATAGATTGTGAGTGGACAGCACCCAACAGCAATGGTTCCGGTCTTTGCACTAACGTTGAGCTGCGTGTACCAGTGAATACTCCAAAGGCTGCCAACAGGCGATTTATCACGTACAAGATGCGCGACGAGGAGTGGTTCTACGAGGCACTTCTAGCAAGTCACGAGATCGAGAAGGATTGGGTCGAGTGGAAAGACAATGCAGATCACGACATTTGTATCTGTCCCAACGGTCCACACGCCCGCTATGTTGATGAGAAAGAGCCCAACAGGTTTGCTGCTGGTCCGATCTGCCCTTGCGAGGCTCACGCAGGTTTCACCATGCACAAGAACTACCCACGCCGCATCCAAGATACTAGCAAGATCGTCGTTCTGAACCCCAAGGCTATCATCGAGGAGGCTATTCCGAAGACTGATGACCTTACGGAGCTTCTCTATGAAACATACATGGATTCTTTAAACGAGGATCTCGATGCTTCTGGCGCTGATGCGGTCACAGCCTTCAGCATGCCTGTCTTCATGCTTGAAGACGCCATCAAGTCCATCAAGTCAGTCAAGGAGATTGGcgagaagcagaaggagaCGAAGACACGCGAACTGGTTCTTAGTATCCTCAGCATCGTTTTCGCAGTCATTCCTTTCGCCGGaacggcagcatcagctctGGGTGGCGCCGCGATGATTGCGCGGGCAGGGCTCATTATTGGGGAGGCAGGGAGCGCTGCACTTAGCATTGTCgacattgttgatgatccAGCGTCGGCCCCATTCGCAGTCCTCGGCTTGCTCATTGGATCCAAGGGCGTGAAGGTCAAGGGTCTAGAAAGGCCTTCAAAGACGCAGCCGACGCTCGACGGGCCCTGA
- a CDS encoding cytochrome P450, protein MARIAVFLSYYRPWALCALAFAIYVQIIRDKNYSIRHAPFYMGKYLLAFLSVWAFYLVFLYHRLFSPLRHLPQPKSAGFINGHWAESVSQPAGLPFRHWSRTIENNGLIRYKHLFNQERLVVTSPEGLKEVLGQNSYDYVKPHLLRAMVGKILGYGLLLSEGDVHKMQRKNLMPAFSFRHIKELYPVFWSKAQELVHGIEKELKEESTSEIDIVDWASRASMDIIGSAGMGHEFKSLADPSIEDTMKMYGSMVKQSRGAKLLTVLQLVLPSIITDYLPFQRNMGVLAASKAARETSQRLINAKKVQMAAKEKLSPDIISTALESGHFTDEGLVDTMMTFLAAGHETSAAALTWTIFLLAKNHDIQNRLREEIQQNVDGLTDDVDAKKLDGLSYLHAVCQESLRLYAPIPFTVRDALKDTQILGTFIPKGTMVILCPWAINRAHELWGPDADDFNPERWMAPGQANSGGSKNNYAFLTFLHGPRGCIGQKFSLAELMALTCALVGRYKFDIDKDYEVRDITDGIVAKPSKGLKVTVEEVQGCKDGCPHTYSHTQMTRKIAEALRDLLVLGSVADLSPQRPSFWPTLGFEFSLFFKNPAFSYSSLFIQAIMSIADGSYARGDLLNGCKDLIPGLQNAYGFVPSLAAGIVFCLIFAATGIYHIVRSFQKRKATSYLLAISSYIELIGWIGRTWSSKCAYNKIAFLLQITTLVVAPIFVAAAIYVTLGYLIKAVGPQYSVIRPKLYLWIFLVVDVLALLIQAGGGGLASGAANKGKDTKPGANLMVAGIIFQLVSMTGFCILFAIFVLRTRGLELAKGQRFVIYATIISVVFVYIRCIYRTVELLEGWDGKLMKTEGYFIGLDGVCIAVAILIFCIFDPAVLLDHDKQPELSFNELNTVSTK, encoded by the exons ATGGCACGAATTGCTGTTTTTCTGTCGTATTACCGGCCTTGGGCCCTTTGTGCCCTTGCTTTTGCAATCTACGTTCAAATCATTCGTGATAAGAATTATTCTATCCGACATGCTCCGTTTTACATGGGAAAGTATTTGCTGGCGTTCTTGAGCGTTTGGGCATTCTACCTGGTCTTTTTGTATCATCGGCTCTTTAGTCCCTTGAGGCACCTACCGCAGCCAAAG AGCGCGGGCTTTATAAATGGACATTGGGCAGAGTCTGTCAGTCAGCCTGCTGGACTGCCATTCAGACATTGGTCAAGGACGATTGAAAATAATGGGTTGATCAGATACAA GCATCTTTTTAATCAAGAGAGGCTCGTTGTCACCAGTCCTGAAGGTCTGAAGGAGGTTCTCGGCCAAAACAGCTATGATTATGTCAAGCCTCACCTTCTCCGTGCTATGGTCGGGAAGATCCTTGGCTATGGACTATTGCTGTCAGAGGGAGATGTACACAAG ATGCAaaggaagaacttgatgCCGGCATTCAGCTTCCGTCATATCAAGGAACTATATCCCGTCTTTTGGAGCAAAGCACAAGAGCTAGTCCACGGGATCGAAAAGGAGCTCAAAGAAGAGTCAACTTCAGAGATCGACATTGTAGACTGGGCAAGTCGAGCCTCTATGGACATTATCGGCTCCGCAGGAATGGGCCACGAGTTCAAGTCTCTCGCAGATCCCAGCATTGAAGACACGATGAAGATGTATGGATCAATGGTCAAGCAGAGCCGTGGCGCCAAGCTTTTGACCGTTCTTCAACTGGTACTTCCCTCCATTATCACGGATTACCTGCCATTTCAGAGAAACATGGGCGTCTTGGCTGCTTCGAAAGCAGCGAGGGAAACCTCTCAGAGACTAATAAACGCGAAGAAGGTACAGATGGCAGCTAAGGAGAAACTATCACCTGATATCATCTCTACGGCGCTTGAGTCTGGTCATTTCACCGATGAAGGACTCGTCGATACGATGATGACCTTTTTGGCTGCTGGGCACGAGACCAGTGCTGCAGCGCTCACCTGGACAATCTTTCTTCTGGCAAAGAACCATGATATCCAGAATCGCCTTAGAGAGGAGATTCAACAGAATGTTGATGGACTTACTGACGATGTTGACGCTAAGAAGCTCGATGGCCTCTCTTATCTCCATGCAGTCTGCCAAGAATCACTGAGGCTCTACGCACCAATCCCCTTCACCGTCCGCGATGCTCTCAAGGACACTCAAATCCTCGGAACATTCATCCCCAAAGGAACAATGGTCATCCTCTGTCCATGGGCCATCAACAGAGCCCACGAACTCTGGGGCCCTGATGCAGACGACTTCAACCCTGAGCGATGGATGGCACCTGGCCAAGCCAACTCAGGCGGTTCAAAGAACAACTACGCATTCCTGACGTTTCTACACGGTCCTCGAGGATGCATTGGTCAGAAGTTTTCACTGGCTGAGCTCATGGCTCTTACATGCGCGTTGGTAGGGAGATACAAGTTTGACATAGATAAGGACTACGAGGTACGGGATATCACGGATGGAATCGTGGCGAAGCCGAGCAAGGGACTGAAAGTCACTGTGGAGGAAGTGCAGGGCTG CAAGGATGGCTGTCCCCATACTTATTCCCACACC CAAATGACTCGGAAAATAGCAGAAGCTCTGAGGGACTTGTTGGTCTTGGGGAGTGTTGCAGATCTGTCTCCGCAGCGCCCTTCATTCTGGCCGACTCTGGGGTTCGAGTTTtcgctcttcttcaagaatCCAGCTTTCTCGTATTCTTCACTCTTCATCCAAGCAATCATGTCAATAGCAGACGGTTCCTACGCTCGAGGCGATCTTTTGAACGGTTGTAAGGACCTTATTCCAGGCCTTCAGAATGCCTACGGTTTTGTTCCCAGCCTAGCAGCTGGAATCGTCTTTTGTCTTATCTTTGCCGCTACGGGGATTTATCACATCGTTCGATCGTTCCAGAAGCGAAAAGCTACTTCGTACCTACTAGCTATTTCTTCGTATATCGAACTCATCGGCTGGATTGGCCGAACGTGGTCGTCGAAATGCGCATACAACAAGATTGCTTTCCTCCTTCAGATCACCACCCTCGTCGTCGCTCCCATCTTTGTCGCTGCCGCAATCTACGTCACGCTGGGTTACCTCATCAAAGCGGTCGGACCTCAATACTCTGTCATCAGGCCCAAGCTTTACCTCTGGATCTTCCTCGTCGTTGATGTCCTGGCTCTTCTGATCCAGGCCGGCGGTGGCGGTCTTGCTTCGGGGGCAGCCAACAAAGGCAAAGACACCAAGCCGGGCGCCAACCTTATGGTCGCTGGTATCATCTTCCAACTCGTCAGCATGACTGGCTTTTGTATTCTTTTTGCAATCTTTGTTTTGAGAACACGAGGTCTTGAGCTCGCCAAAGGCCAGCGCTTCGTCATCTACGCCACCATCATATCCGTTGTGTTTGTCTACATCCGATGCATCTACCGAACGGTCGAGCTCCTTGAAGGTTGGGATGGAAAGTTGATGAAGACTGAGGGATACTTTATTGGTCTTGATGGTGTTTGTATCGCAGTTGCTATTCTGATCTTTTGCATCTTTGATCCAGCTGTGCTGCTCGATCATGACAAGCAGCCTGAGCTTTCTTTCAACGAGCTTAACACCGTTTCTACAAAGTAA
- a CDS encoding cytochrome P450, whose amino-acid sequence MAVYLFVAVFLATVYLAQYRSSPKLPSSLPRLERNSYLPFKLPWTYLTDCRQLFLEAYQTFTKHGKTCVLPSMGFKDEIHLAHHHTQWAASQPDAVLSPIEGFREIDKGDWNSGHANYIQDPWQSIVIKKEMGRFLEILAAAVDDELQYAIPEYIKPGAGDEVDVYEAMKWIVAQVSSRFTVGLPLCRDKEYLKDSLAFADLFILNSGLLIYTPSLLKPLIGLLVTLPTRYRRWKIQKHIQPLYEERTKRLLNPGLYEKGEEPTDNLQMMMRYAISKHGKQVAPSQISDRLCLANLASFHQTAVAISNVLINIAASDAEFSTIAVIRKEMADVLAESNGVFDKASVSKMIQTDSILRESMRTHGFGNRAMIRKVVALGGLKTPDGHTLPNGSTMSILSYPVHQDPDIYEQPEKFYPFRFSKVRTGPDGKDANPTLSFVSTSSTYLPFGHGKHACPGRFLVDFEMKMILYHVLNRFDIELLPEHNGVRPESQWITEAVMPPVGVKLRFKKRE is encoded by the exons ATGGCGGTTTATCTGTTTGTGGCCGTCTTTCTGGCGACTGTCTATTTGGCTCAGTATAGAAGTTCACCGAAGCTACCCTCAAGTCTTCCAAGACTAGAGCGCAACTCATATCTGCCTTTCAAATTGCCGTGGACATATCTTACTGACTGCCGACAGCTTTTTCTCGAAGCATATCAAACA TTCACCAAACATGGCAAAACTTGCGTGTTGCCTAGTATGGGCTTCAAAGATGAAATTCATCTAGCGCATCATCACACTCAATGGGCAGCTTCACAGCCAGACGCTGTGCTCAGCCCAATTGAAGGATTTCGCGAAATCGACAAGGGAGACTGGAATTCTGGACACGCCAATTATATCCAAGATCCGTGGCAGAGTATCGTCATCAAGAAAGAGATGGGCCGTTTTCTTGAGATATTAGCTGCtgccgttgatgatgagcttcagTATGCTATTCCTGAGTATATTAAACCTGGGGCTGGcgatgaagttgatgttTATGAGGCAATGAAATGGATAGTGGCTCAAGTTTCGAGTCGGTTCACTGTTGGCCTTCCTCTTT GCCGCGATAAGGAGTATCTGAAAGATTCGCTCGCCTTTGCAGACTTGTTCATATTAAACTCTGGGCTGCTGATTTATACCCCATCGCTTCTCAAGCCGCTGATTGGGCTTCTTGTTACTTTACCAACACGGTACCGACGATGGAAGATTCAAAAGCATATCCAGCCTCTTTATGAAGAGAGAACGAAACGGCTTTTGAATCCTGGGCTCTATGAGAAGGGCGAAGAACCAACCGACAATctgcagatgatgatgcgatATGCCATCAGCAAGCATGGTAAACAAGTAGCACCGTCTCAAATCTCCGATCGGCTTTGTCTTGCAAATCTTGCCTCGTTCCATCAGACTGCGGTTGCTATCAGTAATGTTTTAATCAACATCGCAGCCTCAGATGCCGAGTTCAGCACGATTGCAGTCATACGAAAGGAGATGGCAGACGTCCTTGCAGAGAGCAACGGTGTCTTTGACAAAGCATCGGTTTCCAAGATGATTCAAACAGATAGTATTCTCAGAGAGTCGATGCGAACACATGGATTTGGAAACAGAGCTATGATTCGTAAGGTTGTTGCGCTAGGTGGTCTGAAGACTCCAGATGGCCATACTCTTCCCAATGGCTCAACCATGTCAATCCTCTCGTATCCCGTTCATCAGGATCCTGATATATACGAACAACCTGAGAAGTTCTATCCTTTTAGGTTCTCAAAAGTGAGGACAGGTCCCGATGGCAAAGACGCTAACCCGACGCTGTCATTTGTATCTACCTCTTCAACCTATCTTCCCTTTGGACACGGCAAGCACGCTTGTCCAGGACGGTTTTTGGTGGAttttgagatgaagatgatttTGTACCATGTTTTGAACCGTTTTGATATTGAGCTGCTTCCTGAGCACAATGGAGTTCGGCCGGAGAGTCAGTGGATTACAGAAGCTGTTATGCCGCCTGTTGGTGTCAAGCTACGATTTAAGAAGAGAGAA